Proteins encoded within one genomic window of Rhinoderma darwinii isolate aRhiDar2 chromosome 5, aRhiDar2.hap1, whole genome shotgun sequence:
- the JMJD4 gene encoding 2-oxoglutarate and iron-dependent oxygenase JMJD4 translates to MDEETPQIISTARGHVHRVEDPDTFTYDEFFHKCLIANSPCLFSAAFSRSWSSRRSWVTPDNKPDWEHLLRVFGDAVVPVANCDVKEYNANPKELLPLREYIAYWREYTENDRHSARGCLYLKDWHMRRDFPDHDVYDTPVYFSSDWLNEYWDAIAVDDYRFVYMGPAGSWTPFHADVFRSYSWSANLCGRKKWLLFPPGQEEHLRDCSGRLPYDVTAPSLQNTGLHPNTHRCPPPLEVIQEAGEIIFVPSGWHHQVYNLDDTISINHNWVNGCNVSVMWRFLQAELSAVQREISEWRESMDGWEQHCQIILKSCTGIDYNEFYTFLTIIAQRRIQTLEDKHEDTRQDPKMMAPGPRHVQFDLRKIVETLILLMSNIDFQKLEPESFHPRPEELLHQLQSATQSSLPGQQAVLQISDFAADLYQASRRCCRSRILLQIFSRPAGGAADLGLCSNTL, encoded by the exons ATGGATGAGGAGACGCCGCAGATTATTTCCACCGCCAGGGGCCACGTTCACCGGGTGGAGGACCCGGACACCTTCACCTACGATGAATTCTTCCATAAGTGTCTGATCGCCAACTCTCCGTGTCTCTTCTCTGCCGCGTTTTCCCGGTCGTGGAGCAGCCGCCGCTCCTGGGTCACCCCCGATAATAAACCAGACTGGGAGCACCTGCTGCGGGTGTTCG GCGACGCCGTCGTTCCTGTGGCGAACTGTGACGTGAAGGAATACAACGCCAACCCGAAAGAACTCCTCCCCCTCCGAGAATACATCGCCTACTGGAGAGAATATACGGAGAACGACCGCCACTCTGCCCGCGGCTGCCTATATCTGAAGGACTGGCACATGAGGAG GGATTTCCCGGATCACGACGTCTATGACACTCCCGTTTACTTCTCATCTGATTGGCTTAACGAATACTGGGACGCCATCGCCGTGGACGATTACCGCTTCGTGTACATGGGCCCCGCCGGTTCCTG GACTCCGTTCCACGCGGACGTCTTCCGATCCTACAGTTGGTCGGCAAATCTATGTGGTCGTAAGAAGTGGCTGCTGTTCCCGCCCGGGCAGGAGGAACATCTGAGGGATTGCAGCGGACGCCTCCCATACGATGTTACGGCCCCTTCCCTCCAGAACACGGGGCTGCACCCAAACACCCACCGCTGCCCCCCGCCCCTGGAGGTCATCCAGGAGGCCGGGGAGATCATCTTTGTGCCCAGCGGCTGGCACCATCAGGTCTACAATCTG GACGACACCATCTCCATTAACCATAACTGGGTGAACGGGTGCAACGTGTCCGTCATGTGGCGCTTCCTGCAGGCGGAGCTGAGCGCCGTACAGAGGGAGATCAGCGAGTGGCGGGAGAGCATGGACGGCTGGGAGCAGCACTGTCAG aTCATCCTGAAGTCCTGCACCGGCATCGATTATAACGAGTTTTACACCTTCCTGACGATCATCGCTCAGCGCAGAATTCAGACCTTAGAAGACAAACACGAGGACACCCGACAGGACCCCAAAATGATGGCCCCGGGGCCCCGACATGTGCAGTTCGATCTCAGGAAGATTGTGGAGACTCTGATCTTATTAATGTCCAACATCGACTTCCAGAAACTGGAGCCAGAATCATTCCACCCCCGACCGGAGGAGCTACTACACCAGCTGCAGAGCGCCACCCAGAG TTCTTTACCAGGCCAGCAGGCGGTGCTGCAGATctcggattttgctgcagatcttTACCAGGCCAGCAGGCGGTGCTGCAGATctcggattttgctgcagatcttTTCCAGGCCAGCAGGCGGTGCTGCAGATCTCGGATTGTGCTCTAATACCCTTTAG